A genome region from Mycobacterium florentinum includes the following:
- a CDS encoding TetR/AcrR family transcriptional regulator, with the protein MYISVVTTTRRGRPTQAEAKKLQQKLRNAAVATFVKLGYDGASMEAIAKAAGITRRTLYARYPDKRAVFLDVIPWALTRRTEGEATEEFDDGDLRAALVAVGRAGLARAIDPDIVRLKRIAMNESARFPEFAVSAHSMTWSARHRQVMELLRRHQDAGAIEVDDLELAAGHFIAAVEHLPARLADSGIYRSPEEEERHLQHAVDLFLRGILRRG; encoded by the coding sequence ATGTATATTTCCGTGGTCACGACAACCCGGCGTGGACGCCCGACGCAGGCCGAAGCCAAGAAGCTGCAACAAAAGCTGCGCAACGCGGCCGTGGCGACCTTCGTCAAGCTCGGATATGACGGCGCCAGCATGGAAGCGATCGCCAAGGCGGCGGGCATCACCCGGCGGACGCTCTATGCGCGCTACCCCGACAAGCGGGCGGTTTTCCTCGATGTCATTCCCTGGGCGCTCACCCGCAGGACGGAAGGTGAGGCCACCGAGGAATTCGACGACGGCGACCTGCGTGCGGCCCTGGTCGCGGTGGGCCGCGCCGGCCTCGCACGGGCGATCGATCCCGACATCGTGCGCCTGAAGCGGATCGCGATGAACGAGTCGGCACGGTTTCCCGAGTTCGCGGTCAGCGCCCACTCCATGACCTGGTCGGCCCGCCACCGACAGGTGATGGAGCTGCTTCGTCGCCACCAAGACGCCGGAGCCATCGAGGTGGATGATCTCGAGTTGGCCGCAGGCCACTTCATCGCGGCGGTTGAACATCTGCCCGCGCGGCTCGCGGACAGCGGCATCTACCGCAGTCCAGAGGAAGAGGAGCGCCATTTGCAGCACGCCGTCGACCTTTTCCTGCGCGGCATCCTGCGTCGCGGCTGA
- a CDS encoding alpha/beta fold hydrolase produces the protein MAWPGLVLVHGGAHAADCWELTVAELSRQAPELRVLAVDLPGRGSRPADLTSVTVADWVNSAVADIDAAGLDDVVVVGHSMGGLTVPGIVAKLGATRVREMILLTAFVPPRGSSVVDTLGGPLAPLARSARRIHTPLPILRAAAPFAFCNGMTRQQRALTRSRLCMESPNVIFERADRSDLPTEVPRTWIMTLADRALSQRQQLGAIEALGGVDTMICVDACHDVMFSRPRWLAGTLADRCREYRSRPPDVVNIQ, from the coding sequence ATGGCTTGGCCTGGGCTGGTACTGGTGCACGGGGGAGCGCATGCCGCCGATTGCTGGGAACTCACGGTCGCCGAATTATCCCGTCAGGCACCGGAATTGCGGGTCCTGGCGGTCGATCTGCCCGGCCGCGGTAGCAGGCCGGCGGATCTGACATCCGTCACCGTCGCCGATTGGGTGAACTCCGCTGTCGCCGATATCGATGCCGCCGGTCTCGATGACGTTGTGGTCGTTGGGCATTCGATGGGCGGGCTGACAGTGCCGGGAATCGTGGCGAAGCTCGGCGCCACCCGGGTGCGGGAGATGATCCTGCTGACCGCGTTCGTGCCGCCGCGGGGCTCGTCGGTGGTGGATACGCTGGGCGGGCCCCTGGCCCCATTGGCGCGTTCAGCGCGCCGAATCCATACGCCGCTCCCAATCCTGCGGGCCGCAGCACCTTTCGCGTTCTGCAATGGCATGACGCGTCAACAGCGCGCGCTCACCCGGTCGAGATTGTGCATGGAATCGCCGAACGTCATTTTCGAACGGGCCGACCGCAGCGACCTACCCACCGAGGTGCCGCGGACGTGGATCATGACGCTGGCCGATCGAGCGTTGTCGCAGCGCCAGCAGCTCGGCGCGATCGAGGCCCTCGGTGGAGTCGACACGATGATCTGCGTCGATGCCTGCCATGACGTGATGTTCTCTCGCCCACGCTGGTTGGCCGGCACCCTGGCCGACCGGTGCCGAGAGTATCGGTCTCGACCGCCCGACGTCGTTAATATACAGTAG
- a CDS encoding acyl-CoA reductase: MTTLSAPHFVQGVLVEGDAIRHRSRDLGADFTTPAIDLDALVLPRSRLPPLLDVTLAEIVDYLVETGERLRLDRNPHLQECLELIAATNPLPRRVVENLYRQAPYFLTRPLLESIVDANFANRAALDGWVERVDGHGNKGAVRAFPPRMVHMLAGNAPSGCVSSIAQGALVKAVNLFKMPSSDPFTTVAVLRTMAEVDPRHPVVQSMSAVYWQGGDAVIERTLYRPQYFDKIVAWGGGDAINNVIQYLGPGIQLISFDPKSSISMIGREVFGSPDRVAEVADRLAADTTVFNQEACLASRYAFVEGQRPQVESFCAALAQRLNVDRDFGSAEGPALPAEVREEIQVAEAMGDLKVWGGFDGRGLVILSERPVEFQPSHKTSNVVLVDSLDDAVRYVNVATQTIGVYPDERKTQLRDRLASQGAQRLCRLGTANAHVLGSPHDAMYPLQRFVHWMGDDDITL, translated from the coding sequence ATGACCACGCTGTCGGCACCGCATTTCGTGCAGGGAGTGTTGGTCGAAGGGGACGCAATTCGCCACCGGTCACGCGACTTGGGTGCTGATTTCACCACTCCCGCAATTGATCTCGATGCGCTTGTGTTGCCGCGCTCGCGGTTGCCGCCGCTGCTCGACGTGACGCTGGCCGAGATCGTCGACTACCTGGTCGAGACGGGCGAACGCCTGCGGCTGGATCGCAACCCGCACCTGCAGGAATGCCTGGAGCTGATCGCGGCCACGAATCCGTTACCCCGGCGGGTGGTGGAGAACTTGTACCGCCAGGCGCCGTATTTTCTGACCAGGCCGCTGCTCGAGAGTATCGTCGATGCGAACTTCGCGAACCGCGCGGCGCTCGACGGCTGGGTCGAGCGCGTCGACGGCCACGGCAACAAGGGGGCGGTGCGTGCGTTTCCGCCGCGCATGGTCCACATGCTGGCGGGCAATGCCCCGTCGGGATGTGTGTCGTCGATCGCGCAAGGCGCGTTGGTCAAGGCGGTCAACCTGTTCAAGATGCCCTCGAGTGACCCGTTCACGACGGTGGCGGTGTTGCGCACGATGGCCGAGGTCGATCCGAGGCACCCAGTGGTGCAGTCGATGTCGGCGGTGTACTGGCAAGGCGGGGACGCGGTTATCGAACGTACCCTGTACCGCCCCCAGTACTTCGACAAGATCGTCGCCTGGGGAGGCGGCGACGCGATCAACAACGTGATCCAATACCTCGGACCGGGGATTCAGCTGATCTCGTTCGACCCGAAATCGTCGATCTCGATGATCGGCCGCGAAGTTTTCGGCTCGCCGGACCGCGTCGCCGAGGTCGCTGATCGGCTGGCCGCCGACACCACGGTGTTCAACCAGGAGGCGTGCCTGGCCAGTCGCTACGCCTTCGTGGAAGGCCAACGGCCCCAAGTGGAATCGTTCTGCGCAGCACTGGCGCAGCGGCTGAACGTCGACCGTGACTTCGGCTCGGCCGAGGGCCCGGCACTGCCGGCGGAAGTGCGCGAGGAGATTCAGGTGGCCGAGGCGATGGGCGATCTCAAAGTGTGGGGCGGCTTCGACGGGCGCGGCTTGGTGATCCTGTCGGAGCGGCCGGTGGAGTTTCAGCCCAGCCACAAGACGTCCAACGTCGTGCTGGTGGACTCCCTCGACGACGCCGTCCGCTACGTCAACGTCGCCACCCAGACCATCGGGGTATATCCCGACGAGCGCAAGACCCAGCTGCGCGATCGGCTGGCGAGCCAAGGGGCACAACGGTTGTGCCGCTTGGGAACCGCAAACGCCCATGTGCTGGGAAGCCCGCACGACGCGATGTACCCACTGCAGCGATTCGTGCACTGGATGGGTGACGACGACATCACCCTGTGA
- a CDS encoding nitroreductase family protein, producing the protein MTGASSDVWEVMSTARTIRRFTDEPVDDFTLAQCLEAARWAPSGANAQGWRFVVLRSPEQRAVVAEAAAHALEVIEPVYGMTRPADDDNSRRARTYRATYELHDRAGEFTSVLFAQQHYPTASELLLGGSIFPAMQNFLLAARAQGLGACMTSWASYGGEQLLRQAIGVPDGWLVAGHIVVGWPEGKHGPLRRRPLAEFVNLDRWDESATGLFAAPTGRPVN; encoded by the coding sequence ATGACGGGAGCGAGCAGCGACGTCTGGGAAGTGATGTCGACGGCGCGGACGATCCGGCGCTTCACCGACGAGCCGGTCGACGACTTCACCCTGGCGCAGTGCCTGGAAGCGGCGAGGTGGGCCCCGTCGGGCGCCAACGCGCAGGGCTGGCGTTTCGTCGTGTTGCGCTCACCCGAGCAGCGGGCCGTCGTGGCCGAGGCCGCGGCCCACGCCCTGGAAGTGATCGAGCCGGTCTATGGCATGACCCGCCCCGCCGACGACGACAACAGCCGCCGCGCTCGTACCTACCGCGCGACTTACGAATTGCATGACCGGGCCGGTGAATTCACCTCGGTCTTGTTCGCGCAACAGCATTACCCGACGGCATCCGAACTGTTGCTCGGCGGATCGATCTTTCCCGCGATGCAGAACTTCCTGCTCGCCGCGCGCGCTCAGGGCCTCGGGGCCTGCATGACCAGCTGGGCCTCCTACGGCGGCGAGCAGTTGCTGCGGCAAGCCATCGGGGTGCCCGACGGCTGGTTGGTCGCCGGCCACATCGTGGTCGGCTGGCCCGAGGGCAAGCACGGCCCCCTTCGTCGCCGCCCGCTCGCTGAGTTCGTCAATCTCGACCGCTGGGACGAGTCTGCCACCGGCCTTTTTGCAGCTCCGACCGGTCGGCCGGTGAACTAA
- a CDS encoding acyl-CoA dehydrogenase family protein — MLLEFDADQRLWQDTVRDAVAKQCPPSLVRSVAEDGVDPSPLWKSYVDQGWTELNESDSAVELAIVLEELGRATDPTPFLATMSQFAPLAGDRFDPHQSGTAVYSGVTAHRDADGWVLDGTARHVLDGDRADRLAVVTDAGVFLVESGQVSARRASVFDPVLHVADLSFARVRVPDTERLTVDAERARHLALTGMAITMVGACQRILDLVLEHVKSRQQFGVAIGSFQAVQHKAADMHVAVERARALAYFAALTIAADDPRRRLAAAMAKASAGECQSLVFRHGLQLHGAMGFTWENDLQFALKRAKAGELMLGGAAEHRARIAEEYRAADF; from the coding sequence ATGCTGTTGGAGTTCGATGCTGATCAGCGACTGTGGCAGGACACGGTGCGTGACGCCGTCGCAAAGCAATGTCCGCCCTCGCTGGTGCGGAGCGTGGCCGAGGATGGCGTAGACCCGAGCCCACTGTGGAAGTCGTATGTCGACCAGGGCTGGACCGAGCTGAACGAATCGGATAGCGCTGTGGAGCTGGCCATCGTGCTCGAAGAGCTAGGCCGCGCAACCGATCCCACGCCGTTCCTGGCGACGATGAGCCAGTTCGCTCCGCTTGCCGGGGACCGATTCGACCCACACCAGTCCGGTACCGCGGTGTACAGCGGTGTTACGGCGCACCGCGACGCAGACGGGTGGGTGCTGGACGGAACGGCACGCCACGTCCTGGACGGCGATCGCGCCGACCGGCTGGCGGTCGTGACCGACGCGGGCGTGTTCCTCGTCGAGTCCGGTCAGGTCTCCGCCCGCCGCGCGTCGGTGTTCGACCCGGTTTTGCACGTCGCGGACCTGTCGTTCGCCAGGGTCCGGGTGCCCGACACCGAACGACTGACCGTCGACGCGGAACGCGCTCGCCATCTCGCGTTGACCGGCATGGCCATCACGATGGTCGGCGCCTGCCAGCGCATCCTCGACCTGGTGCTCGAGCACGTGAAAAGCCGTCAGCAGTTCGGTGTCGCCATCGGCTCCTTCCAGGCCGTGCAGCATAAGGCCGCCGACATGCACGTCGCCGTCGAACGCGCCAGGGCGCTGGCCTATTTCGCGGCGCTGACGATCGCCGCCGACGATCCCCGCCGCCGGCTGGCGGCCGCGATGGCCAAGGCGTCGGCGGGGGAGTGCCAGTCGCTGGTGTTCCGGCACGGCCTACAGCTGCACGGCGCAATGGGCTTCACGTGGGAGAACGACCTGCAGTTCGCGCTGAAACGGGCCAAAGCCGGCGAGCTGATGCTCGGTGGTGCCGCCGAGCACCGGGCGCGGATCGCGGAGGAATACCGTGCAGCTGACTTTTGA
- a CDS encoding acyl-CoA dehydrogenase family protein — MQLTFDSDVEEFRAEFSAFLDENLPPASETLERPRSVSHMPQWARDWQRLLFDNGWLLPGQPPEFGGRNATVLQQFVYMQELSRRRIYHSFNPQGVNIVGASLLSFGNDEQKRRWAVPILRAELTASLGMSEPSAGSDLASLRTRAVLDGDHFVINGQKVWTSGAHDADVLLTFVRTNPDVPKHKGISVLIVPTDTPGLVRRPFPSIVAADDLDFNEVFFTDVRVPVENLVGEVDQGWKVANGSLGHERTMMWLGFADRIDNMIDDFHPGTEVERDQYASTIMDRQALRLLGSAALARASRGEDDVAAISVLKLLGSEAELRGMELAFTSAGSDGLVHPGQTGPYAHMNLDHYFASWFERYARSFSGTIAGGTSEIQRNIIAQRVLGLPR, encoded by the coding sequence GTGCAGCTGACTTTTGATTCCGACGTCGAGGAATTCCGGGCGGAGTTCTCGGCCTTCCTCGACGAAAACCTGCCTCCCGCAAGCGAAACGCTCGAGCGTCCCCGCTCGGTGTCGCACATGCCGCAGTGGGCACGCGACTGGCAGCGACTGCTGTTCGACAACGGCTGGCTGCTGCCCGGCCAGCCGCCGGAATTCGGCGGACGCAATGCGACGGTCCTTCAGCAGTTCGTCTACATGCAGGAACTCAGTCGCCGCCGGATCTATCACAGCTTCAACCCGCAGGGCGTGAATATCGTTGGTGCCTCACTGTTGTCGTTCGGCAACGACGAGCAGAAGCGGCGTTGGGCGGTGCCGATCCTGCGCGCCGAGCTCACCGCGTCGCTCGGCATGAGCGAACCCAGCGCGGGTTCCGATCTGGCGTCGCTGCGTACTCGCGCCGTGCTGGACGGCGATCACTTTGTGATCAACGGCCAGAAGGTGTGGACCTCGGGCGCCCACGATGCCGACGTTTTGTTGACGTTCGTCCGGACGAATCCAGATGTGCCGAAGCACAAGGGAATCAGCGTGCTGATCGTCCCCACCGATACCCCGGGTCTGGTGCGCCGGCCGTTCCCGTCGATCGTCGCGGCCGACGATCTGGATTTCAATGAGGTCTTTTTCACCGACGTGCGGGTGCCGGTGGAGAACCTGGTCGGGGAGGTCGACCAGGGCTGGAAGGTGGCCAACGGGTCGCTCGGACACGAGCGCACGATGATGTGGCTGGGCTTCGCGGATCGAATCGACAATATGATCGACGACTTCCACCCCGGCACCGAGGTTGAGCGCGACCAGTACGCCAGCACGATCATGGACCGACAGGCGCTGCGCCTGCTTGGGTCGGCGGCCTTGGCCCGCGCCTCGCGTGGCGAAGACGACGTGGCCGCGATCTCGGTGCTCAAACTGCTCGGGTCCGAGGCCGAGTTGCGGGGGATGGAGCTCGCGTTCACGTCCGCGGGATCCGACGGGCTCGTTCACCCGGGCCAGACCGGGCCGTATGCGCACATGAACCTCGACCACTACTTCGCCAGCTGGTTCGAGCGTTATGCGCGAAGCTTTTCCGGCACCATCGCCGGCGGCACCTCCGAGATCCAGCGCAACATCATCGCCCAGCGCGTGCTTGGCCTTCCGCGCTGA